The DNA region CAGCTGAAAACTTCAAATAGTTGTTTTATTAAGTCTGGTAATTTTTTTTGAATATTTTCTTAGAAAAGACAGTTCTTTTAAAGAAGGTTGGAGCGGAGGATATGAAACATTAAAATCATCGTGGTTCTTTCTCGCAATTGTATTCATTATTTGCCAATGATTAAAAATACTTTTTAAGGATGCAAAATAATTACCTTTGTCAGAATCGTAAATGTGTGTTGGTTCTGAAATGATTCCATTAAGCTCAAGTACTTTAAAATTTTCTCCTTTTTTTAATTTTTCCAGTGATTCATATTTTATATCAAAGCGGCCGTAATAAAAACCTGATATATTTTCTGTTAATTTATCTAAAAAATGTACCAGCTCAGTATCTATTAAATGATTTCCATTTATAAACTGAGTACCTTTTGAATGGTTTCCTATAACAGTTAGTTTTATAACTTCACCTTTTTTTGGAATGTTAAAGAATTTTTCTTGATGTAATTTCTCGAATATTTTATAGTATAAAAATGCACGTTTATCTTCTAAAATTAATTTTGACAAATTGTCAACTCCATTTCCTTTAACGGTTATAAATTTTTTTAAGGTTACTGATGTAATTTTCCCTTTAGTTTCTTCTGGAATTTTATAATAAAATAATCCTATTTCTTTTTCGTAACCCACATATTCTTGTAAAATAATAGCAATGGTATTCTTTTTAAGATAATTTTCTAAATCAGTTTGATTATTAATTTTTTTAACTAAATAGCCTCGAAAACCAATGTCGGGTTTTGCTATTAGCGGAAACAGAATATCGGCTTTTAACAATAATTTTAAAACAGAATTAAACTCAGTTTCTGGCAGAATTAAAATTGATTTTGGACTGTATGCCTTGGGTAACAATTGTAATGTTTTTGATTTTGACTCAGTACCTATACCTGAATATTTAATTGCAGGATTAACTATTAATGGAAGAGTTAAATTTTTAGCTCTTATGGCTTTATATAAGAAATATGGTAATAACGGAGCGTAAAATAAAAAAGTTGGCCAATGTTCAGAATGGAAAAGTTTTGTAAAGAAAATCTTAGCTTTTATCATTTTCACTTTTCCTATCAAATAAAAATCTAGAAATTTTAATAAGCCCAAAAGCAGTTGTTAAAATTGCGGCAAGACCTAAAACAATTCCTAAAACCAACAATAAATAAGTGTCGTCTTTTTTTACTGCTTTAAAACCAATGGTAATGAGTATAGGAGCAAAAAATAATAAGGGTAGGGCAATGCCTAAATATTTAAGTGCACCAAATAATGTAGGTTTATTAGTACTCACGAGTATAATTATTTATGGCATTTCTAACATTGCCATGTTTTTTTATAAGCTCTTCAGCCAACGCTCTGTCAATATCAAGTTCTTTCATTAGCATTTTATGACCTCTGTCCACTAGCTTGTTATTAGAAAGCTGCATGTCAACCATTTTATTGCCCTTAACTTTACCTAATTGTATCATGGTTGTTGTGGTAATCATATTAAGGATAAGTTTTTGAGCTGTACCCGCTTTCATACGTGAGCTTCCGGTAACAAATTCAGGCCCAACCACCACCACTATTGGATATGCTGCTGTCAAAGCTAATGGGCTATCTTCGTTGCATGTAATACAGCCTGTAATAATATTGTTTTTGTTACATTCTTCAAGTGCAGCAATAACATAAGGAGTTGTCCCTGAAGCCGCAATACCTACCACAACATCTTTATCAGAAATTTGATGTTCTTGTAAATCTTTCCAACCCTGAGTAGTAGAGTCTTCGGCATGTTCTACAGATTTCCTTATAGCAAAGTCTCCTCCAGCTATTAAACCTACTACCAATGTAGATGGAACACCAAATGTTGGCGGACATTCAGAAGCATCTAAAATACCCAAACGACCACTTGTTCCTGCTCCAATATAAAATAAACGTCCTCCTTTTTTTAGTTTTAAAACAATTTGCTCAACCAATTTTTCTATTTGAGGTAATACTCTTTCAACAGCATTGGGTACGGTTTTGTCTTCGGTATTTATATTGGTAAGTAATTCATTAATACTCATCTTTTCCAGATGATTATAATTGGAGTCTTGTTCAGTAGTTTTGGTAAAATTCATATACTATTATGGTTGGTACGTTTTTCCAAAAGTACATATTTTTTTACTATTGTAAATTCAAAAATTACTGAATAACATAAGTAGTCTCATCAACTTCAGATAATCTAAAATAACCAAGGGGAAAGTTTTCTTTATTTGTAGTGTTTACACAATTACCTCTAACTGTAGCTGGTTGCGTTTCAAATGGACCACCACCTTCTTCACTTGTCTGCTGCAATAAAATAAACATAAATTCATAAAAGTGGCTAGAAGTACCGTAAGTTCTAATTTTTATTTCAGTACCAATTTCTAAATCTTCACTAGAATAGTAAGCAAAAACCTCATTTCCGTTTACAAATTCATCTTTAAAAACCTCTAGTGTGGGTAGGGTAGGTATATCATCTGAAAACTCAAGAAGATAGTAATTATCTTCATCAATAGGGTCTTGGGTGTAGGCCTTAATTTCATAGTCTTCAGCCAAAAATCCACCACCTTTGCTTTGCTCTACACGTATAATAGGACTTACCGATTTTAAAGTTTCAGTAGCCGTATAGGTTTCATTGTTGTAAATAACGGTAAGCTGATAAGTTTCATCAATAACAGGGTTAAAATTGTTGTTAATGTAAATTCCGGTATTACCGTCTTCATTAAAAAGAAACACAACATTTTGAGAATTGGTAACTTTGACCTGTGCTCCATTGGCGGGG from Aureibaculum sp. 2308TA14-22 includes:
- a CDS encoding ATP-grasp domain-containing protein; protein product: MIKAKIFFTKLFHSEHWPTFLFYAPLLPYFLYKAIRAKNLTLPLIVNPAIKYSGIGTESKSKTLQLLPKAYSPKSILILPETEFNSVLKLLLKADILFPLIAKPDIGFRGYLVKKINNQTDLENYLKKNTIAIILQEYVGYEKEIGLFYYKIPEETKGKITSVTLKKFITVKGNGVDNLSKLILEDKRAFLYYKIFEKLHQEKFFNIPKKGEVIKLTVIGNHSKGTQFINGNHLIDTELVHFLDKLTENISGFYYGRFDIKYESLEKLKKGENFKVLELNGIISEPTHIYDSDKGNYFASLKSIFNHWQIMNTIARKNHDDFNVSYPPLQPSLKELSFLRKYSKKITRLNKTTI
- a CDS encoding DUF6095 family protein, with product MSTNKPTLFGALKYLGIALPLLFFAPILITIGFKAVKKDDTYLLLVLGIVLGLAAILTTAFGLIKISRFLFDRKSENDKS
- the murQ gene encoding N-acetylmuramic acid 6-phosphate etherase — protein: MNFTKTTEQDSNYNHLEKMSINELLTNINTEDKTVPNAVERVLPQIEKLVEQIVLKLKKGGRLFYIGAGTSGRLGILDASECPPTFGVPSTLVVGLIAGGDFAIRKSVEHAEDSTTQGWKDLQEHQISDKDVVVGIAASGTTPYVIAALEECNKNNIITGCITCNEDSPLALTAAYPIVVVVGPEFVTGSSRMKAGTAQKLILNMITTTTMIQLGKVKGNKMVDMQLSNNKLVDRGHKMLMKELDIDRALAEELIKKHGNVRNAINNYTREY
- a CDS encoding DUF4249 domain-containing protein → MKKIVLLIALIGFISCEDVIVVDLPQSEPKLIIDASINWLKGTTGNNQAIKLTLSAPYFNDEVPPANGAQVKVTNSQNVVFLFNEDGNTGIYINNNFNPVIDETYQLTVIYNNETYTATETLKSVSPIIRVEQSKGGGFLAEDYEIKAYTQDPIDEDNYYLLEFSDDIPTLPTLEVFKDEFVNGNEVFAYYSSEDLEIGTEIKIRTYGTSSHFYEFMFILLQQTSEEGGGPFETQPATVRGNCVNTTNKENFPLGYFRLSEVDETTYVIQ